The genomic interval CTGTGGGTCAGCCGGGTCATCCGACATACTGAAACACTCTAATCATAGGTCTTAAATGCCAAGCAAAAGCCAATAACGTCTGGGTCTCTCCGAGCCGTTCCCTGATCATGTGTTATGTAAAGGAGACCTGCATAAAACCGGTCTGGGGTCGGGGGTCTCCGAAGCGTCTCCCGTAGCTGATGCTCTGCATTATTCAGACGGGGCCGTGCTGGAGCTCATCCTGCAGAGAGCACTTCAAAGCCATCCCGCTACAGGGGACTCCAAGAGCGACAGAGTAGTCGCGCTTTTAGTATCCTGCGCTAGTGCCACGGTGTGGCAGAGGAAAACTGTCGCACTGCCTGTCGGTTGGAACCGTCACATGCTGCACGTCCGTCACCGCGATGTGGTTGGTTTGGCAACGTCCTTGACGTGGCTGCTGTGTAGTGTGTGGTTCACCGTGATGGCGCTCAGCATGGTGTTGCATGTGTGACCTGTGTGTTGTAATACTGTGATACTGTAATACTGTACTACTGTCCACTTCCTGCAGCCATGGAGAAACAActggaggagctgaggcagCAGCTGGAGAAACAGTGTCAGATCAACCAGGAACTGAAGAGGCAGAACAAGGATCTAGGTAggagaaacacaacaacaacagcaacaacaacatcaacaacacataAACAACAATATACAAAGCCTAATATGCTATCTAAACTCTGAAATGAATCAAACGTAATCCAGAACCAGTACAGGATCACCGTGTGGAAATATCAAGTGTGGCAATATGCAGTTAAACTTGAgtcaggcttgtgattggttcattCTATGCTGAGGAAGACTCGTGTTCATCAGCGTGGTTTGGTGAAGTTAGAGTGCAAAGTGTAACTCTCTGCCATTGGTTGTTTCAGAGGAACGACTCCAGGAGAAAGAGAAGCTGTTGAGTGAATATGAAGACACAGGTGAGATGCCcagtgcacgcacacgcacacacacacctggcacaacgcccgcacacacacacacacacacacacacacacacacacacacacacacacacacacacacacacacacacacacacacacacacacacacacacacacacacacacacacatacatacacacaagcacatacacatatggcacaagcatgcaagcacacacacacacacacgtgaacacacacacacacgtgaacacacacacacacacccacacacacacacacacacacacacacacacacacacacacacacacacacacacacacacacacacagaaaagcacacgcaaacacacaagaacacacgcacacatacacaaactcatATCTATaaatagagacacacaaacagctccAGCTGACAGACCTCCCCATCCCTGCGTTCCTATTGGTCGGCGCCACAGAGTTTCCCTCCCAGAGCAGTAATGATGCGGCCCCCGAGGTCAGGAAGAGCCGCGCGGCCGTCATGGCGCCCGAGCCAATCCCTGAGGGCCTGCAGATCACCCGCACACGGGTCAAGAAGACCGCCAGGTGAGTGACAGCGCACCgctgcctctgattggctgcatcAACTGCGAGATGGAACAGTAATGTCGCTCGGCAACAAATGAAATGCAAAGGAAATTAAAGTGGGGTGGCggaagctcaggaggtagagcgggttgcctggtaaccgcaaggttgctagttcgacgTCTCCGGGGAGCTCCTCCtagcgagtgtcgaggtgtccctgagaaaggcacctaaccctaactgctccagacgagctggctgtcgcctttcaTGGCTGACTCGGTCgtcgttgtgtgaatgtgtgcttgaatgggtgaatgatgGCCATATTGTGAAGCGCATAGGGGGGCCACAGATGAgtaaagcgctgtataaatgcagaccatttaccaAAAGCAGGGCTGCCATCGACATCACAGAGTGTGTCTCATTCAGTTTGAAATGTATCATGTGTAAAGCGTTATTACAGAGAATATAAAGCACAACAGGAGCTATACACTGTAAAAACTGCTGTTATGAACAATACTTAAGGATCACGATTCAGTAGCTATAAAACACTGTGTGTTATGCAACAACAAAGATGACAACAACCAACATCTAGTTATGTTACTACTCTCCTATAACGAATGTTATATGGCAAGGCTCGTGAGCAAACCATTTTCACAGTCACATATTTTTAATTTGACCCAGCGAGACCAACCTGATCGTCAAGGCGATCCAGAAGAACGACTTCCTGAGCCGGCTGGATGACGAGCAGACGGCCATGATGGTGGACCTGCTGGTGTCACATGACTTCAGTCCCGGGCAGGAGGTCATAGCAGAGGCCTCTGAGGGGGACACCATGTACATCGTGGCAGGTACACCTGGGGGttcatgtgtgtacatgtcgcTGTCTCCATGTgattctgatgatgatgatgatgatgatgatgatctctctctctctctctcgctctctctctctctctttctctcgctcacactcattctctctctctcgctctctcgctctctctctctctcaatccctctttctccctctcattcgctctctctctctctctctctcacgctctctctctatctttctctctctctctctctccctctctctctctttccctcactctctctctctttctccctctcgttcactctctctctctcgctcactctctctttctccctctctctttctctctctctcacaccctctcacgctctctttctctctctctctctctctctctctctctctctctctctctctctctctctctctctctctctctctctctctctccctctctctctctctctctctgtctctctctctctctctctctctctcacttactctcttgctcttgcttacctctctctctctctctctctctctctctctctctctctctctctctctctctctctctctctctctctctctctcagcgggGGAGCTTGTCGTCACCCAGGGGGGTCGACAGCTCAGATCCCTGATGTGCGGCGATGTCTTCGGTGAGCTGGCCATCTTGTATAACTGCAAGCGCACGGCCACGGTCAAAGGTACGGAAACCACCCTTGCGACTTTTGATGCCTCCTGTGAGGTGCATGGGTATCACAGGGGGTCCGTCACTGAAGATAGCACCGGCAGGATAATGGGTTCGATCCCCGCTGTCCGAGCTAACCTTGAGCAGGACGCCTGACCCCTTACTTGCTCTTTAAGGACACTCAGGTATCTGAGTTCAATGTAAATTGCTTTGACTAAACGTGTCCAAAACGAGGTAACTGTCGGACTGTGATATGTTTCGGGACTAGCTCTTACTAGCGGATGTGTACTTCCAGCCAAGTCTGCGGTGCGGCTGTGGTGCATGGAGAGGCAGACGTACCGGACCATCATGACCAACAAGTCCAAGAAGAAACGGGAGGAGCTACTGGGCTTCCTGAAGACGTGAGTGGAGAGATACGGCCCTTGTCACTGGAATTCACATTTACGTTATCGTGTCAACGGCTACGTCTCACTTATAATGTAACGCTTTGTGATTTTGCAAAATGGTTCCGCACAGGGTCTGTTTTGGCCGGATGGACTTCTGGAGTAGTGTTCAAAGCCCCTTTGTCTCTGTGTTCTTGTCCTCAGGTCCAGAACTCTGAAGGACCTGAACGATATCCAGCTGTCTAAGATCATCGACTCCATGGAGGAGGTAGGGACTCTCAGTGGATAAGTCTAACAGTGTTGAACAGTAGAAGCTTAGTGGTTAACATCAGATAAATCTAAATCTACTATTGTCCTTTCTTCTagttctttttttaatatttttaaggACAAATGTTTCAGTACTTCAAAGCAGTGTCTGTCAACATTGCGTCGGGGTTGGTATTAAAGTATCTGAAGAGTGTTGTGTGCGCTCTGTTTTTGTGTATCTCAGGTCAAGTTCCAGGACAAGGACACCATCGTGCGAGAAGGAGCGGAGGGAAACACCTTCTACATCATCCTCAAAGGCGAGGTGAGCTGGTGCCGATCTGATGTTGCATCACACTGTGCTCGCCCCCTGTGCgttcctcaccctctcacacatCGTTGGACGAGGCCCAAAACACAAGACATGTTTCATAACTAGATATCTAAGCAGCAGCCATCACCATAGACATTCATTTTATAAACGAAATGATTGCTGGTGTTTTGcctgaatgtatgtatgtaaatcaTTGCACCCATTGCTGAATCTAAACTCTTCCCCCTCTTCTGTTCCCCTCTTCCACGGTCCCTGTGTCCGCTCTAAAGGTTCTGGTTTCGAAGAACGTGAACGGCTCTCAGAAGCAGATCCGCCGGATGGGGAAGGGAGAGCATTTCGGGGAGCAGGCCCTCATcaggtaaccatagcaacggttTGATCGGAGTTCGGCAGACAGTACACTGTGTGATTGGAATGTTGCTCGTTACTTAGTTAAGCAGCTTTGTATTTTAACTTTCTGTGTCCGTGATAGTTAGTTAGTTTCATATCGCCTTCGATCCGTCTAACGATTTAATAACTTTTTGTGTTTTCCGCTAATCGTTCGTTTGAGTATTTTCATAGTATCATGTGGATGAATGTTTTTGTGTCCCTCGTGGGGATGTgcagggaggtgaggaggacggCTACGTGCACGGCCGACGGCCCGGTCACGTGTTTATCCATCGACAAAGAGTGAGTTCTCATTTAAACCGCTCATGTGATCAATGGATATCACCGCTCTCTGGGTGTCTTAGCTCTGTCACGACAAACGGAGAGGATTCTGCTCAATAATTGTACAAACCGGATCCCATTTGCAAGCACACACCTGTCTTCACCTGTGTTGTTTCTTTGAATCTCAGGGTGTTTGAGGAGACCATCCCTGTGGAACACCTGGAGCTTTTCGATGAGTATGTCCTCGGAGGCGATAACGTTTatttcctctctcactccttttcTGACACCTCTTTGTACAAAGCGAAAAATAACAATACAGTCTGTGTGAGAGCATACCCTGATGAGCTTTCTGTCTTACAACTCTCCTGTCATATATTGCTACTCTTTTCAattcctgctctcctctcctctcctctcctctcctctcctctcctctcctctcctctcctctcctctcctctcctctcctctcctctcctctcctctcctctcctctcttccatctctcctctcctctcctctcctctcctccatctcgtcTTTTCACCATACATCCAGGTAGACagtcccacttgtgatgtcactagttCACATGGCAGGGCAGTATTTGAACTTAGAAATTACCTTTAGAAATCATTCTGACTGCAGCTGACTTATTTTTTCAaaaatctctctcctctcccctccatctttcctctcctccatctctctcctatcctctcctctcctctctcctccatctctcctttcctcttctctctcctccatctctagtACCAAAGTGCTGCAGGAGGCTGAAACTCCAGAGAACCACAGGTAagaatctgtctgtctgtctgtctgtctgtctgtctgtctgtctgtctgtctgtctgtctgtctgtctgtctgtctgtctgtctgtctgtctgtctgtctgtctgtctgtctgtctgtctgtctgtctgtctgtctgtctgtctgtccctctgcctgaatatctgtctgtctgtctgtctgtccgtccgtctgtcagtctttcggtctttctgtctataTGTATGCCAGTCTTTATGTCTGCCTGTCTTCTTTATGTCCGTCTgtcgtcctgtctgtctgtttgtctgtctgtctatctgtctgtccgaTTTAATCATCGTTAAGACGTTATGAAACCTCCAACTCACTAATCACAGGCCTGAGGTGTCTGGAAAAGTGTCACACAACAAGAACGAGCATCCTTGTGGTTAAGATGCAATCATTGTGCGGCTGTTGCTTCAGTGACAGGTTTTTGTTTTAACGATCTTTGACTCCGAGTTGTCGACTCACACTTTTTATTCTTGGAAAACACAGTTGACCTAATAAAAGAAAGTGTACTCATTTTAAAGTCATTCTAACCTAGTATATGTGCAAATGAAGTTATATTACAACCTAATTATACCACTAGACTTACTGCTAGATGGACGGGAGAAAGATACTGCTTGTTATGTTAGTTTTGGTATGGTTATCAGCTTtactgtatttttctttttctcctcctcctcctcctcctccttcttcttcttcttcttcttcttcttcttcttcttcttcttcttcttcttcttcttcttcttcttcttcttcttcttcttctcctcctcctcctcctcctcctcctcctcctcctcttcagtctCCACACGTCCCTGAAGTTCAAAGACCTGGTCCCGGCCTTGTACCAGGAGGGCCGCTACCAGGGAGAGGCTGTCACGCTAGGAGTGGGGGGCTTCGGCCGCGTTAGCctggtgagtgtgtatgtgtg from Gadus macrocephalus chromosome 21, ASM3116895v1 carries:
- the prkg3 gene encoding cGMP-dependent protein kinase 2 isoform X2, whose protein sequence is MEKQLEELRQQLEKQCQINQELKRQNKDLEERLQEKEKLLSEYEDTEFPSQSSNDAAPEVRKSRAAVMAPEPIPEGLQITRTRVKKTASETNLIVKAIQKNDFLSRLDDEQTAMMVDLLVSHDFSPGQEVIAEASEGDTMYIVAAGELVVTQGGRQLRSLMCGDVFGELAILYNCKRTATVKAKSAVRLWCMERQTYRTIMTNKSKKKREELLGFLKTSRTLKDLNDIQLSKIIDSMEEVKFQDKDTIVREGAEGNTFYIILKGEVLVSKNVNGSQKQIRRMGKGEHFGEQALIREVRRTATCTADGPVTCLSIDKEVFEETIPVEHLELFDDTKVLQEAETPENHSLHTSLKFKDLVPALYQEGRYQGEAVTLGVGGFGRVSLVTSVKHGKYYAMKRVSKMHIVAKRQEEHMLFEKKILKAIQCDFIVRLHGAFKDSRYIYMVMEFCSGGELWTKLKEVGRFDEPIAVFCAACVVEAYAYLHKKNILYRDLKPENLMMDSRGYVKLVDFGFAKDMVRGEKTYSFVGTPEYMPPEIIKNQGHDFAVDFWSLGVLIYELLAGSPPFSSSEPQKIYAKILDGVIKYPPYLNEAAKSIISKLCRPRPGQRLGNTKNGIKDVRHHRWFSTMNWHKLRVGQVEAPTVRLVRKGPCYINFDRFPSDQTKADEEFSGWDKDF
- the prkg3 gene encoding cGMP-dependent protein kinase 1 isoform X1, with amino-acid sequence MPTFTTPACPKPSQSGQEKLAIRCLMDRHMVQWSTETNRNQAMEKQLEELRQQLEKQCQINQELKRQNKDLEERLQEKEKLLSEYEDTEFPSQSSNDAAPEVRKSRAAVMAPEPIPEGLQITRTRVKKTASETNLIVKAIQKNDFLSRLDDEQTAMMVDLLVSHDFSPGQEVIAEASEGDTMYIVAAGELVVTQGGRQLRSLMCGDVFGELAILYNCKRTATVKAKSAVRLWCMERQTYRTIMTNKSKKKREELLGFLKTSRTLKDLNDIQLSKIIDSMEEVKFQDKDTIVREGAEGNTFYIILKGEVLVSKNVNGSQKQIRRMGKGEHFGEQALIREVRRTATCTADGPVTCLSIDKEVFEETIPVEHLELFDDTKVLQEAETPENHSLHTSLKFKDLVPALYQEGRYQGEAVTLGVGGFGRVSLVTSVKHGKYYAMKRVSKMHIVAKRQEEHMLFEKKILKAIQCDFIVRLHGAFKDSRYIYMVMEFCSGGELWTKLKEVGRFDEPIAVFCAACVVEAYAYLHKKNILYRDLKPENLMMDSRGYVKLVDFGFAKDMVRGEKTYSFVGTPEYMPPEIIKNQGHDFAVDFWSLGVLIYELLAGSPPFSSSEPQKIYAKILDGVIKYPPYLNEAAKSIISKLCRPRPGQRLGNTKNGIKDVRHHRWFSTMNWHKLRVGQVEAPTVRLVRKGPCYINFDRFPSDQTKADEEFSGWDKDF